The genomic window CAAGAACACCCAGACCACATTCATGCGCGAGGGCGGAGGAACCCAGCGCCGCGTGAAGTTTCGCGCCCGCGAGGACGCTTGGGGCTACATGCAGATCCGCCGCATCCTGGTGGATGGCGAAGATCTGACCATCTCCATGGAGTACATCCAGCCGGACGACGGGAACAGAAACGACCAGACTGTGCTGCGCTTGCCGTTGACGCATCCTATCGGGCCGGGTGGGCAGGCCAAGATCGAGATCGAGTGGGTCTCAAAGCTGCCGCGGGTGTTCGCGCGAACCGGGTTTCAGGACAACTTCTTCTTTGTGGCCCAGTGGTATCCCAAGCCGGGAGTTTATGAAGCGGCCGGGCAGCGCCACCGAACCCAGGGCGGATGGAACTGCCACCAGTTCCATGCGCAAAGCGAGTTCTACGCCGATTTTGGCACCTTCGACGTGGATCTGACCGTGCCGCGCGACTTTGCGGTAGCGGCTACCGGGGTGCGCCGCAGCCGCACCGAGAATCCCGACGGCACTGTCACTTACAACTACTACCAGGAGGATGTGCATGATTTCGCCTGGGTAGCCCAGCCGGAGTCCCAGGTCACGATCGACGAGCGTGCGTTTGTCGCCCAGGAACGTGTGAGCGAAGACGAGTATCGCGAGTGGGCGGAGAAAACCGGGACTTCACTCGACGACATCCGGCTGGATGACGTGAAGATCATCCTCTTCATGCAGAAAGAGCACGCGGCGCAGGCCACGCGCCACTACTGGGCTGTGGCCCATGCCCTCAAGTGGTACGGGCTCTGGTACGGGAAGTATCCCTACGAGACCATCACCGTGGTGGATCCGCCCTGGAGTGGATCCGGAGCCGGGGGCATGGAATATCCCACCTTCATTACCGCCGGCACCGTCTACTGGCCTGGCAAGGCCGACCTCACCCAGGGTCCGGAAGGCGTGACCGTCCATGAGTTCGGACACCAGTACTGGTACGGCATGGTGGCCAACAACGAATTCGAGGAAGCCTGGCTCGACGAAGGCTTCAACACCTACTCCACCGGCAAGGTGCTGGAACGCACCTTCGGTCCCAACTATTCCTACGAGTACGTGCTCGGCGTGCCCGTGCCGGCCCGCCCATGGACGAAGATCTGGGTGCCGCGCTATCCCTGGAAGGGCGTGAAGCAGGTGGGTATCGGGCAATACTGGGAGTGGATCCCGCTGTTTCAGCAATACGGGCGCACGCGATCCTTCTGGGACTACGCGAATGTCGATCAGGTGCAGCGCAACGCCTGGGAGTTCTTCAATCAGCGGAGCTACTCGGCTCAGTCCTATGCTAAGACCGAACTGACGCTCAGGACACTGGAGGAACTGCTGGGCGAGCGCTGGCCGCGCGTCATGCGCACCTACTTCCAGCGCTGGCGCTTCCGCCACCCCGATGCCCAGGATTTCATGGCGGTCGTCAAGGAAGTTTCCGGGCGGGACATGGGTGGGTTCTTCGACCAGTCACTGAACTGGTCCAGCACTTTGGAATACTCGGTGACCTTCCACACCGGCAAGCGTCCGCGGAAGCAGGGCTACTACGACGAGAATGGCGAACCGAAGCTCGCCGGGTCCCAACCCGCCCCCGCCGTGGGAGCGCCGGAGAACGTCGAGTCCGAGGTGATCGTGCGCCGCCTGGGCAACGTGCGCTTGCCCGTGATGCTCAACGTCAGGTTCGCCGACGGCAAAGAAGTGCGGGAGCGATGGGACGGAAACTATCGCTGGGCAAAGTTTCACTACCG from Terriglobales bacterium includes these protein-coding regions:
- a CDS encoding M1 family metallopeptidase, coding for MPRRGIPAILLVMVLLAAGLPAAAKYIPDPIVKYQISARLDPGAKTVQGSETIEWRNHSGDTITELQFHLYLNAFKNTQTTFMREGGGTQRRVKFRAREDAWGYMQIRRILVDGEDLTISMEYIQPDDGNRNDQTVLRLPLTHPIGPGGQAKIEIEWVSKLPRVFARTGFQDNFFFVAQWYPKPGVYEAAGQRHRTQGGWNCHQFHAQSEFYADFGTFDVDLTVPRDFAVAATGVRRSRTENPDGTVTYNYYQEDVHDFAWVAQPESQVTIDERAFVAQERVSEDEYREWAEKTGTSLDDIRLDDVKIILFMQKEHAAQATRHYWAVAHALKWYGLWYGKYPYETITVVDPPWSGSGAGGMEYPTFITAGTVYWPGKADLTQGPEGVTVHEFGHQYWYGMVANNEFEEAWLDEGFNTYSTGKVLERTFGPNYSYEYVLGVPVPARPWTKIWVPRYPWKGVKQVGIGQYWEWIPLFQQYGRTRSFWDYANVDQVQRNAWEFFNQRSYSAQSYAKTELTLRTLEELLGERWPRVMRTYFQRWRFRHPDAQDFMAVVKEVSGRDMGGFFDQSLNWSSTLEYSVTFHTGKRPRKQGYYDENGEPKLAGSQPAPAVGAPENVESEVIVRRLGNVRLPVMLNVRFADGKEVRERWDGNYRWAKFHYRNRPAIVSAEIDSDFDWKLEVPRTDNTALAEPVRLAADKWYLRWVVWIQNVLMAFSFFA